The Akkermansiaceae bacterium genome has a window encoding:
- the glmS gene encoding glutamine--fructose-6-phosphate transaminase (isomerizing), whose amino-acid sequence MCGIVGYTGKRAAMPVLISGLKKLEYRGYDSAGIAVATASNILIRKQSGKVSGLAKLVDGEKDALSSAHCGIAHTRWATHGPPTTLNAHPHEGNEGRVVLVHNGIIENHNALRDRFIAAGHVFKSDTDSEVLAHLVESNYNGNLIDAVKASLKEVEGTYGITCMSKDEPNVLVVARCGSPIVLGLGEDETIVASDASAIITYTRQAIYLDDGDIARIEGSQVDIQSIHSGAVTRATSEIDWSPDAAEKGGYEHYMLKEVFEQPQAIKNTIRGRIDLNRGTAILSGLNLTPREIVDIQRLLIVGCGTSMNAGLIGEYAVEDFAGIPAEVEQAAEFRYRNPIVGSRDLVLAISQSGETADTLAAVREAVEKGSLVAALVNVVGSTIARETGRGIYLHAGPEISVASTKAFTSQVSVLLMIALKLARANRLSREQGIQIAREIERLPELVQAVLDTNDQIAKAAEHYAHYNNAFYIGRGYMFPVALEGALKLKEISYIHAEGYHSAELKHGPIALLEESMPVIALLNEGPGQDKSLSNVAECKARSAPVLGVITAGDEEARKTCDHVIEIPACPQYTAVVPAAVALQLFAYHVARIRGCAIDQPRNLAKSVTVE is encoded by the coding sequence ATGTGTGGAATCGTAGGATATACTGGCAAACGTGCCGCCATGCCCGTGCTTATCAGCGGTCTGAAAAAACTCGAATACCGCGGCTATGACTCGGCCGGTATCGCTGTCGCAACGGCGAGCAACATTCTCATCCGTAAGCAAAGCGGCAAGGTCTCCGGACTCGCCAAGCTTGTTGACGGGGAAAAAGATGCTCTTTCATCAGCGCATTGTGGCATCGCCCACACACGTTGGGCGACGCATGGGCCGCCGACCACATTAAATGCCCACCCGCATGAGGGAAATGAAGGGCGCGTTGTGCTCGTGCATAATGGCATTATTGAAAACCATAACGCGCTTCGAGACCGGTTTATTGCGGCCGGGCATGTTTTTAAATCGGACACCGACTCCGAAGTGCTCGCCCACCTGGTGGAGTCGAATTACAACGGAAATTTAATCGATGCGGTAAAGGCCTCACTCAAGGAAGTGGAGGGCACCTACGGCATCACCTGTATGTCGAAAGACGAACCGAATGTATTGGTCGTCGCCCGCTGCGGCTCCCCCATCGTGCTGGGTCTTGGTGAAGACGAAACCATCGTGGCCTCGGACGCCTCCGCCATCATCACCTACACCCGGCAAGCCATTTACCTCGACGATGGCGACATCGCCCGCATCGAGGGTAGCCAGGTCGATATCCAAAGCATCCATTCCGGTGCCGTCACGCGAGCTACATCGGAAATCGACTGGTCACCGGATGCCGCGGAAAAAGGCGGCTACGAACACTACATGCTGAAGGAAGTTTTCGAGCAACCCCAAGCGATCAAGAACACGATCCGTGGCCGCATCGATCTCAACCGTGGCACCGCCATCCTTTCCGGACTCAATCTAACACCACGTGAAATTGTCGATATCCAGCGACTCCTCATCGTCGGCTGCGGCACCTCCATGAACGCCGGCCTCATCGGTGAATATGCCGTGGAAGACTTCGCCGGCATCCCGGCGGAAGTCGAACAAGCCGCCGAGTTCCGCTACCGCAATCCCATCGTGGGCAGCCGCGATTTGGTGCTCGCCATTTCCCAGTCGGGTGAGACAGCCGACACCCTCGCCGCCGTTCGCGAAGCTGTGGAAAAAGGCTCGTTAGTTGCCGCTTTGGTCAACGTAGTTGGCTCAACGATCGCCCGTGAAACAGGACGTGGCATCTATCTTCACGCTGGCCCGGAGATCAGTGTGGCATCGACCAAGGCTTTCACCAGTCAGGTTTCCGTCTTACTGATGATCGCACTCAAACTCGCCCGCGCCAATCGTCTTTCACGCGAACAAGGCATCCAGATTGCCCGTGAAATCGAACGCCTGCCCGAGCTTGTCCAGGCGGTGTTGGACACCAACGACCAGATCGCCAAAGCCGCCGAGCACTACGCACATTACAACAACGCATTCTACATTGGCCGCGGCTACATGTTCCCCGTTGCCCTCGAAGGAGCGCTCAAGCTCAAGGAAATTTCCTACATCCATGCGGAAGGCTACCACTCGGCCGAACTCAAACACGGCCCCATCGCCTTGCTCGAAGAAAGCATGCCCGTCATCGCCCTGCTCAACGAAGGTCCCGGTCAGGACAAATCGCTCAGCAACGTCGCCGAGTGCAAAGCCCGCAGCGCCCCCGTGTTAGGTGTGATCACCGCAGGCGATGAAGAAGCCCGCAAGACCTGCGACCACGTCATCGAGATCCCCGCCTGCCCCCAATACACCGCCGTGGTTCCCGCCGCCGTCGCCCTCCAGCTCTTCGCCTACCACGTCGCCAGAATCCGAGGCTGCGCCATCGACCAGCCAAGGAATCTCGCGAAGAGTGTGACGGTGGAGTAA